acattagatggatgttgtggcctcattggcctctcatacttggaagcttgatttaggtggattgcaaactgtccaaaatgcaagaattgacattagatggatgttgtggtctcattggccactcattcttggaagcttgatttaggtggattgcaaactgtccaaaatgcaagtattggatttagatggatgttgtggcctcattggccactcatacttggaagcttgatttaggtggattgcaaactgtccaaaatgcaagaattgacattagatggatgttgtggcctcattggccactcatacttggaagcttgatttaggtggattgcaaactgtccaaaatgcaagaattgacattagatggatgttgtggcctcattggccactcatacttggaagcttgatttaggtggattgcaaactgtccaaaatgcaagaattgtatttagatggatgttgtggcctcattggccactcatacttggaagcttgatttaggtggattgaaAACTGACCAAAATCAAAGAATTGGATTTACATGGATATCATGGCCACATTGGCCACTCATTcttagaagcttgatttaggtggattgcaaactgtccaaaatgcaagaattgacattagatggatgttgtggcctcattggccactcatacttggaagacttgatttaggtggattgcaaactgtccaaaataaAAGTATTGACATTAGacggatgttgtggcctcattggcctctcatacttggaagcttgatttaggtggattgcaaactgtccaaaatgcaagaattgacatcagatggatgttgtggcctcattggccactcatacttggaagcttgatttaggtggattgcaaactgtccaaaatgcaagaattgacatcagattgatgttgtggcctcattggccactcatacttagaagcttgatttaggtggattgcaaactgtacAAAATGCAAGTATTGGATTTAGTTgaatgttgtggcctcattggccactcatacttggaagcttgatttaggtggattgcaaactgtccaaaatgcaagaattggatttagatggatgtcATGGCTCCATTGGCCACTCATTcttagaagcttgatttaggtggattgcaaactgtccaaaatgcaagtattggatttagatggatgttgtggcctcattggccactcatacttggaagcttgatttaggtggattgcaaactgtccaaaatgcaagaattgtatttagatggatgttgtggcctcattggccactcatacttggaagcttgatttaggtggattgcaaactgtccaaaatgcaagaattgacatcagatggatgttgtggcctcattggccactcatacttggaagcttgatttaggtggattgcaaactgtccaaaatcaAAAAAATTGATTTAGATGGATGTCAGGGTCTAATTGGCTACTCATTcttagaagcttgatttaggtggattgcaaactgtccaaaatgcaagaattggatttagatggatgttgtggcctcattggccactcatacttggaagcttgatttaggtggattgcaaactgtccaaaatgcaagaattgacattagatggatgttgtggcctcattggccactcatacttggaagcttgatttaggtggattgcaaactgtccaaaatgcaagaattgtatttagatggatgttgtggcctcattggccactcatacttggaagcttgatttaggtggattgcaaactgtccaaaatgcaagaattgacattagatggatgtcatggcctcattggccactcattcttagaagcttgatttaggtggattgcaaactgtccaaaatgaaAGAATTgtatttagatggatgttgtggcctcattggccactcatacttggaagcttgatttaggtggattgcaaactgtccaaaatgcaagaattgacattagatggatgtttggtggcctcattggccactcatttTTAGAAGCTttatttaggtggattgcaaactgtccaaaatcaaagaattggatttagatggatgtcATGGCTCCATTGGCCACTcttacttggaagcttgatttaggtggattgcaaactgtccaaaatgcaagaattggatttagatggatgttgtggcctcattggccactcattcttagaagcttgatttaggtggattgcaaactgtccaaaatgcaagaattggatttagatggatgttgtggcctcattggccactcattcttggaagcttgatttaggtggattgcaaactgtccaaaatgcaagaattgtatttagatggatgttgtggcctcattggcctctcatacttggaagcttgatttaggtggattgcaaactgtccaaaatgaaAGAATTGGATGTAGATGGAtgtgtggcctcattggccactcattcttagaagcttgatttaggtggattgcaaactgtccaaaatgcaagaattggatttagatggatgttgtggcctcattggccactcattcttagaagcttgatttaggtggattgcaaactgtccaaaatgcaagaattgacatttagatggatgttgtggcctcattggccactcatacttggaagcttgatttaggtggattgcaaactgtccaaaatgcaagaattgtaattagatggatgttgtggcctcattggccactcattcttagaagcttgatttaggtggattgcaaactgtccaaaatgcaagaattgatttagatggatgttgtggcctcattggccactcattcttagaagcttgatttaggtggattgcaaactgtccaaaatgcaagaattgaatTAGATGGAtgtgtggcctcattggccactcattcttagaagcttgatttaggtggattgcaaactgtccaaaatcaaagaattggatttagatggatgtcATGGCCCCATTGGCCACTCATTcttagaagcttgatttaggtggattgcaaactgtccaaaatgcaagaattggatttagatggatgttgtggcctcattggccactcatacttggaagcttgatttaggtggattgaaAAACTGACCAAAATCaaagaattgacattagatggatgttgtggcctcattggccactcatacttggaagcttgatttaggtggattgcaaactggacaaaatgcaagaattgtatttagatggatgttgtggcctcattggccactcatacttggaagcttgatttaggtggattgcaaactgtccaaaataaaagaattgacatcagatggatgttgtggcctcattggccactcatacttagaagcttgatttaggtggattgcaaactgtccaaaatgcaagaattgacatcagatggatgttgtggcctcattggccactcatacttagaagcttgatttaggtggattgcaaactgtccaaaatgcaagaattggatttagatggatgttgtggcctcattggccactcatacttggaagcttgatttaggtggattgcaaactgtccaaaatcaaagaattggatttagatggatgtcATGGCTCCATTGGCCACTCATTcttagaagcttgatttaggtggattgcaaactgtccaaaatgcaagaattggatttagatggatgttgtggcctcattggccactcatacttggaagcttgatttaggtggattgcaaactgtccaaaatcaaggaattggatttagatggatgttgtggctccattggccactcattcttagaagcttgatttaggtggattgcaaactgtccaaaatcaAGGAATTGGATTTAGACGGATGTTGTGGCTCCATTGGCCACTCATTcttagaagcttgatttaggtggattgcaaactgtccaaaatcaAGGAATTGGATTTAGACGGATGTTGTGGCTCCATTGGCCACTCATTcttagaagcttgatttaggtggattgcaaactgtccaaaatgcaagaattggatttagatggatgttgtggcctcattggccactcatacttggaagcttgatttaggtggattgcaaactgtccaaaatgcaagaattgtatttagatggatgttgtggcctcattggccactcatacttggaagcttgatttaggtggattgcaaactgtccaaaatgcaagaattggatttagatggatgttgtggctccattggccactcattcttagaagcttgatttaggtggattgcaaactgtccaaaatgcaagaattggatttagatggatgttgtggctccattggccactcattcttagaagcttgatttaggtggattgcaaactgtccaaaatgcaagaattgacattagatggatgttgtggcctcattggccactcatacttagaagcttgatttaggtggattgcaaactgtccaaaatcaaagaattggatttagatggatgtcATGGCTCCATTGGCCACTCATTcttagaagcttgatttaggtggattgcaaactgtccaaaatgcaagaattgacattagatggatgttgtagcctcattggccactcattcttagaagcttgatttaggtggattgcaaactgtccaaaatgcaagaattgacattagatggatgttgtggcctcattggccactcattcttagaagcttgatttaggtggattgcaaactgtccaaaatgcaagaattggctttagatggatgttgtggcctcattggccactcattcttagaagcttgatttaggtggattgcaaaacTGTCCAAAGTATTgtatttagatggatgttgtggcctcattggccactcatacttggaagcttgatttaggtggattgcaaactgtccaaaatgcaaggaattggatttagatggatgttgtggcctcattggccactcattcttagaagcttgatttaggtggattgcaaactgtccaaaatgcaagaattggatttagatggatgttgtggcctcattggccactcatacttggaagcttgatttaggtggattgcataaactgtccaaaatgcaagaattggatttagatggatgttcatggcctcattggccactcactTCTTGAGaagtttgttttactttttaccTGCTGTAAAAGCACAGTAAAATCTCAAATAGTCGAAGTTATCTTAAAAAGTTCTACTCATCTGGACTTCGACGCATAAACTGTAGACAAACTCTCTGTCGATTAAGCTACCCAATGGGTCTAGACAGTATCCATAATTGTGGTTTAGATGATGTtgtcacttaaagatgctccaccgcagacaaatggtattttttactatcaaaaacaggagcagacgatttagtatttttcttcagttacaaaatttacttactttacaccattaccaccattgaaaagtttgagcttctaactttacttcgtgttaaaaatatgaaaaataattaattgcatcccgaaaaaaatccgtgtcactgtatcctatatggaaggaagtactgattgcgcatgcaccaaaggcgaaatgaattattttatattattttttgtgttaattagacatatatatacatgatcaaacaccaattattgctcaactgatgaatatcatttatgctttgtcggcggtggagcatctttaaaggtttttagtttaaaaagattgttaaaattacattttaattgaactgatgcaataaaatcaactgaatggatCACTACCTGTCGTGTCTCTGGGCTTTCAAACTTTCAACTTTATTActagtctctttacaaaatacattgtgtagagaaacatatttacaacattcaacacaCGCAACATAGATGAAAGACAAATTATATAACTTGATGTttctgaaacatacatatgtattgaacggatcactgcctaaTATGGCATATTGAAATATACTATATCTTTAGAATCCATCTCAAGATTTTGTGTGattaatgtatacattgtatgtatatgttatgtttgttttatatgtgaTCATTAACACGTAACACTGCGCGTCCAAGTGGCGACCAGATCTAACAGCATTCATAGAAcgatgtatatgttaatattatgaaaacgtGAAAGCACAactttattcaattttttgtcCTTATGCAGTCTCGTAGTCATAAATGCATTCTACTATAGTATATCTGTGGTTTCTTTAGCTAGTAAGTAAGTTGAATAATGGTCAAAAGGACGCAATTCGAGATGATCTCGCCGACCGGTCGCGATcgttatttaactttgatgatcaaattgtcaatttcatgagccaatatctctgctattttgtattatatgacctAGAAACTCAAGACTGTTATAGAtatcgttccatagtatatacctacatgaatGTGCGAAAAATGGTCattaaacaccaaattgtaaatTGGGTAGgatcccgtgaaaatcattcaaaggcacgtacaaacatgtatgaatCTTTATAGGCTTCCGCACCCGTGACAACAAAGCATTTATGCACCatattagttcttgtctttatgatttatgtatgtttagatgagaGCTTGTATGAAAAAGGTGTGAAATGACCGACAAAATTGTCGATTTAGCTACctactgggtctagacagtACCCATACTTATGGTTTAGTTGATGTTGTCACTTAaagatttttaaattaaaaaagattatttaaattgtAATAGAACTGATgagaataaaataaattaaatagatcattacatgtacctgtcgtgtctctggactttcaaacttaaaactttattactagtctctttacaaaatacactgtgtagagaaacatattaacaacattcaacaaaattaatgcaACATAGATGGAAGcaaattatatatctttttgtgaAATATACATTGCATTGAATGGATCACTGCCTAAGATTGAATATTAAGATATACTTTGTCTATAAGTGaaatctcaatattttgtgcgatttatatgtaaatttgtttacctatattaacatttttctgTAACAAGCTTTCTGCTCTTCTGATTTATATTTAATACTGAATTTACCTTATGTTGTAATCAGGACATCAATGCAGACACATATATAGGGAAGAGGAGGGGGTCAGGGAATAGAGTTGGATGAGGGTGTCAGATAAGGCCTTTGTTTATTCATGGGAGTTTGGCAGGTCATTTCAATTGAGGTCAAGCAGTCAGGGctaatgtcattattttgttctgGACATCTAAAGGAGGGTGTTTATGCATGGGAATGTTATTCAGCCTTTGGCTGTGATTAATTGCTTTAGGGTCTGGATAAGGAAAGGCAGTGATGTAAGAAAGGGAGTGGGGATCCTGCACgtggtgtgggtgtgtgtacataatttagGGTATTAGAGTTTAGGGGATCTAGCCTTTAACCAATCACTAGAGGACACTTGCTGCAACAGCGCCCTTAGTTAGTCTTGGGCTGATTAGTCACATGACCAAGACAGTCAATTATGATTGGGCAAACCTTTTGTGACATGAATATTAGGTACTAGATAGCTGGGCTCTGGTCAATTTCATAATTCTTGGAACAGAGTCAGTTGCTGGTTATTGTCCCAGATACTCCTaaagtttatgtttttttaattacataccattaattatattttattgtaatatgctTATATAAGTTTAGAACATTAAAACTAATGCATTGTAAGcattataattatcaaaatggtggtaacttttggtggtgaataagatattaaaagctctttttGACAGCGAGAATGAATATAACGGCACACATAACTTTAAAAGTCTTGATCAGACAGTGAATGGAATGGCATATGGTCCTTGCCGATAACTTACATGTCAGCACAGTATTCCGGACGACTCATACTCCGTATTTCAGGGTACGGCTTCTCACCTGGAGTTGTCAAAGATTAATTTTAGATAGAATAATATCCATCATAGAAAAGTATCCTTATCATGACtaaaattgtatacataattACAGCTTTCGTCTGTAGATCtgacatgtatacatgtacataatatttcCATACAATTTTCATTACTGAATATTACTCATTTATCTCTTTCTATACTGTAACACACATTTTCTTTGGCTTAGATGATTTTACGTATGTAACGTCGCTTCTATTTGGCTGATAAAACGGTGTAATGATTACATAGAAAAATAGTCCCTCAAATAACTTTTGAAAAGATTATCGAAAAGATTATCAATTAGAAGAATAAGCTATAAGgattgatttaaatatttttatgttatggggATCACACGAATTCATAAAAGGTATCTTACTGTACACTCGGATGATTgctatatctccataacataaacaaatcTATTCAAGAtaatatttaaagggacaattcaatgaggctaattctgttacataaccacgaagcaaaatatgacataaatgtattgttctacattcctcaTGAGACATATAACtagaaatagtgacaaattttacgacattggtaagtattttgattgatagcGTTGAAATTCCATATCGTTGATCAACACTATTAAGCAGGTATAACATGAAGAAAAATTTTAAGAAAAGAAATAGAtgtttatacaatataatatatgtacatatatgtcagaGGAGGACGTACCTGGCTTGCTGTCAAGGACTGCTCCGACAAACTGTACCACGTTGGCATGGGAACCGACTTTGGTGGCGAAGAAGTTAATCTTGGCGTTCATTACCAATTCGTGCAGCTGAGTGTGCGATTCTGAAATATAACATCGAATTGTTTCACCATGACAAATACATAGATGTTGCTACTCGCATTATTGCACGATACTGGCATTTTAAACCAACACAGTTTTTGTTCTCTTGTTTGATAACAATTTGTAAAAAGCTGCCTCCTCCCTGCTTCCCAAATTTCTTCAACATTAACACTGTGAAACCTGCATATATCGACCCCCTCTGTATACAAACCTCTTACTTATTAAGCCCATTTggttatataacatattttgacCTGTGTGTAAAAGACCTCTTGGTTATAGAGACCACATTCCCTTGTCCTTTGTggctttatatatatgtttcaatgTATAATTAGCATGCTATTCAAAACAATTCATTCATTGTATTAATGTGTTATCAGAATTATCGATTTTTTTAGCGATGcagtatatttaatttttttactttatgTATTTGTAGTTTGAAAAGTAATGATTTGCttttatattaatgaaaaaaaaatctctttcgTTTGAATTTAAGGTTATCCTACCTTTTAGAACCTTGGCTACAACCGTCTTCCTGTTGTTAGTTTTGACGTTTTATGAAGCTTTGAAGATGTCAGCAAACCGGCCAGTGGTCAACTTCTCCACCAGGGACACCTTGTCGTGAGGAACCTCCCAGGATTGGTGGTCATTGAACACCATTTGACcgtacatatatacatcatCGTCACCAACATCCGAAAGGTCAGGTTCTAGTTGTAATAATAACgaatgtttcatttttatatatttgtctttAACATGTACTTGTTTctcaaacaatatatttgatttatcgATGCTTCATAGTTATTCATAGTCTAATTTGTGTTCTGCGTTAAGAATAAATTTTATCgcaaatatgaaataatgaataataatatGAAACAAACATTAgcaattttaacaataaaaagtACTAAATACGAAGCGAAACTATATGATTAATATGGATATCTAAACAATAATTCTAACTTTCAAGTTAATATTCGTATTCTGAATTGGCGGTATTCATAAAGGTTCCATAATCCGTGCACCCTAGGATCCTATCAAACCTCGAGATGAAATAGTCTTCTTGTTTCTTATTTTATCAAACGTCTTCATAACACGACCTGACTCAATGTTGTTACTATTTAAGACTATTTACGgcaaaggattttttttccatttggctGTCGACGTCTTTGGAGTCGGAGTAAGCATTTGGGGCACGTCTGCGTCTCGTCGTTCGTCTCTGTATGTGACCATATATGGACTCTTTGTAGCGATTGAGCCGCCCAGTTCTCCAAAGTACAATCCTGGCGATAAGTAAGCCAGCAAGGATCAGCATAACTTAAAGGGAAACAAAATAGTAAGAGTGATGTATTTCGTgcaaatatagaaaatatattgattattatgTACTGCTTAACTACACTAAAATATGCCACGTTTTATTACACGATGTTAGTACATCAGCACACTGCTTAAAGAAATGCATCAGGTTGTTTACCTGTTGAATTTAGTGTGctatgtctgtaaacaattaCAATATCTCCGGAAAATAATTATTGCTGAGCAAATATATCGCCATGTTCACTCACTTAAATAcaataaactattttattatATCGGATAAAATCTGAAGTAAAGGTATATTTTTCTTTCCGTACTCTTCTTGGCTTAACGGATATGGACGATGTAGACTTCAAGATGAAACTAATTCAAAATGgaatctttcaaaaatatttagaaaatatttcacAGCTACTTTTGTTCGTTTTTAACTATCCAAGGAATCGGTGGAAATGTAGAAGTGTTCCGCCATTTGGACGTTACCCATTTGGCAAACATCATTACGTCGCCTAGGACTTTTTCATATATAGAACGACAAATCTGTGGGCAATTCCCACGAGGGATCGACATTTTCAGAGGGAAACACGAGGGACATTGTGTTCGCATAGGTCTCGTGATTTGGTTAGCCTTGATCGACTTGTTAGAATAAggtatattaatgatatttggTAGCAAGTCCTGATAACCCTAAAGGTGCCCAGAGatcttgtatataaatatttgagaaagaaataatttgatttagTTTTTATGTTTTCTACATACTTATAGTAATTGCCGCTATAGCACCAGCTGACAGACCTTCGTATTCGCCTGAAATAAAAACCAGAAGAACACTAATAACAAAAATACCACAAAAAATATTCAGATAATTAGTAACATTGTCGTTAAACATGACAATTACTCTTTAGTGGAGCTTTCATTAT
This portion of the Argopecten irradians isolate NY chromosome 6, Ai_NY, whole genome shotgun sequence genome encodes:
- the LOC138326264 gene encoding uncharacterized protein isoform X2, translating into MYNVSGQTRSMNIHKDAEYYTLGDLDPGTTFTAQFVVVYGEEQSDPVEITFTTGEYEGLSAGAIAAITIIMLILAGLLIARIVLWRTGRLNRYKESIYGHIQRRTTRRRRAPNAYSDSKDVDSQMEKKSFAVNSLK